One window of Dyadobacter sandarakinus genomic DNA carries:
- a CDS encoding hemolysin family protein, which yields MALQVLITLVLVLLNGFFVAAEFAIVKIRASQLEQKAQEGNKMAILSKQIVSNLDGYLAATQFGITLASLGLGWIGEPVVSKILISGMELVGISLDPELAHQIALPTAFAIITVLHIVFGELAPKSIAIQRPESTTLALSYPLHGFFLVFRPVVWLLNGIANVILKTIGITPSHGSEVHSSDELRYLVQQQKESGMIEAADYDLIKNAFNFSERLARQIMIPRPQIVGIDINDFNETKLEKIIEEGYSRIPVYEDTLDQIVGVLHLKDLLLKMRQGKEIKLQELVRPISTVHASKPIGALLRDFQLSRQQMAVIVDEYGGVDGIVTMEDILEELVGEIQDEYDNEVPVIKNEGDKTYTVLGSASITDLNDRLPHDIEKAEEYETLAGYLIWKFGRIPAVGEKLKTKHYEFTILKRQRSTITQVKIAAIESPGIF from the coding sequence ATGGCCTTACAGGTACTTATTACACTCGTTCTCGTTCTTCTCAATGGTTTTTTTGTTGCTGCCGAATTTGCAATCGTTAAAATCAGGGCATCACAGCTGGAACAAAAGGCACAGGAGGGCAACAAAATGGCCATACTTTCCAAGCAGATTGTCTCAAACCTGGACGGATATCTGGCAGCTACCCAGTTTGGTATCACACTGGCCAGCTTAGGGCTCGGCTGGATCGGTGAGCCGGTCGTTTCCAAAATACTGATTAGTGGCATGGAGCTGGTAGGCATCAGCCTGGACCCCGAACTTGCACACCAGATTGCATTGCCCACTGCATTTGCCATTATCACGGTTTTACACATTGTCTTTGGAGAACTGGCTCCCAAATCCATTGCAATCCAGCGGCCTGAATCGACTACACTCGCCTTATCCTATCCCCTGCACGGATTTTTCCTGGTGTTCCGGCCAGTGGTTTGGCTGCTTAACGGCATAGCTAATGTGATCCTGAAAACCATCGGTATCACACCTTCGCACGGCAGCGAAGTGCATAGCAGCGACGAGCTCAGGTACCTTGTACAGCAGCAAAAGGAAAGCGGAATGATTGAGGCGGCGGATTATGATTTGATCAAAAACGCATTCAACTTTTCGGAGCGCCTTGCCCGGCAGATCATGATCCCGCGCCCGCAGATTGTAGGGATTGATATCAATGATTTTAATGAAACCAAGCTTGAAAAGATCATCGAGGAAGGGTACTCACGCATTCCGGTCTATGAGGATACGCTGGACCAGATTGTGGGTGTGCTGCATTTAAAGGATCTTTTACTTAAAATGCGGCAGGGGAAAGAGATCAAATTGCAGGAATTGGTCAGGCCTATTTCCACCGTGCACGCATCCAAACCCATTGGTGCATTGCTGCGCGACTTTCAGCTGAGCCGCCAGCAAATGGCCGTGATCGTGGATGAATATGGCGGTGTAGACGGTATTGTGACGATGGAAGACATTCTGGAAGAGCTCGTAGGAGAAATCCAGGATGAGTACGACAATGAAGTACCCGTCATCAAAAATGAGGGTGATAAAACCTACACGGTTCTGGGTTCAGCCTCCATCACCGACCTTAACGACCGCCTGCCGCACGACATTGAAAAAGCCGAAGAATATGAAACACTGGCCGGATATCTCATCTGGAAGTTCGGACGTATCCCTGCTGTTGGAGAAAAGCTGAAAACCAAACACTACGAGTTTACCATTCTCAAAAGACAGCGTAGTACCATCACGCAAGTGAAGATTGCCGCGATCGAGTCGCCGGGTATTTTCTGA
- the galU gene encoding UTP--glucose-1-phosphate uridylyltransferase GalU encodes MIRKAVIPAAGLGTRFLPATKSMPKEMLPIIDIPTIQYVVQEAVDSGIEDILIISGKGKRAIEDHFDRNVELESRLEEKEDLMWFNEMRRLADMANVHFVRQKEANGLGDAIYYARHHVGNEPFAVLLGDTIMDSVIPVTQQLMDTYEQYGGSVIAVEQVPADKVNRYGIVGGNALSDSIMELSTLVEKPAIDLAPSNLAIAGRYVLTPEIFSTIEQTPKGKNNEIQLTDSLLLLLKRENIYAHHIEGKRHDIGDKLDYLKTTVEFALKRKEFAVPFRQFLDELLANTNH; translated from the coding sequence ATGATTCGTAAAGCCGTAATACCCGCAGCAGGACTAGGAACCCGCTTTTTGCCCGCTACCAAGTCAATGCCCAAAGAAATGCTCCCCATCATCGACATTCCCACCATTCAGTATGTGGTACAGGAAGCTGTCGACTCGGGCATTGAAGATATTCTTATTATTTCCGGAAAGGGAAAACGAGCGATCGAGGACCACTTTGACCGGAATGTGGAGCTGGAAAGCCGGCTGGAAGAAAAGGAAGATCTGATGTGGTTTAATGAAATGCGGCGGCTTGCTGATATGGCCAATGTGCATTTTGTGCGCCAGAAAGAGGCAAATGGGCTGGGAGATGCCATTTACTATGCGCGCCACCATGTGGGCAACGAACCATTTGCCGTCCTGCTGGGGGATACGATCATGGATTCCGTGATCCCTGTCACGCAGCAGCTCATGGATACTTATGAGCAATATGGCGGGTCGGTGATTGCCGTTGAGCAGGTACCTGCCGATAAGGTTAACCGCTACGGAATTGTGGGTGGCAACGCACTCAGCGACTCGATTATGGAGCTGAGTACGCTTGTGGAAAAACCAGCGATTGACCTGGCACCGTCCAACCTTGCGATCGCAGGGCGATATGTACTTACGCCGGAAATATTCAGCACCATTGAGCAGACACCCAAGGGCAAAAACAATGAGATCCAGCTGACTGACTCTCTTTTGCTGCTTTTAAAAAGAGAAAACATTTACGCCCACCATATTGAAGGCAAACGTCATGATATCGGCGACAAGCTCGATTACCTGAAAACGACCGTAGAATTTGCATTAAAGAGAAAAGAATTTGCCGTACCATTCCGGCAGTTCCTGGACGAACTGCTTGCCAATACAAACCATTGA
- a CDS encoding YceI family protein, with protein MATTTWAIDPTHSEIQFKVKHLVISTVTGSFKSFQGTVEADNEDFDGATVKFAADVASIDTNQTQRDEHLKSADFFDAATYPHLSFEGKLAKKSGDAYTLKGDLTVKHITKPFEFDVEYGGNMTDFYGNNKSGFEIAGKINRKEFGLEWSAVTEAGGVVVGDEVKLIANVQVVKQ; from the coding sequence ATGGCAACTACAACTTGGGCGATTGACCCCACGCATTCCGAAATACAGTTTAAGGTAAAACACCTTGTGATTTCAACCGTAACCGGTTCATTCAAAAGCTTTCAGGGAACTGTGGAAGCAGATAATGAAGATTTTGACGGTGCTACTGTGAAGTTTGCTGCCGATGTGGCAAGCATTGATACCAATCAGACCCAACGTGATGAGCACCTCAAATCAGCCGACTTTTTTGACGCTGCTACGTACCCGCACCTGTCGTTTGAAGGTAAGCTGGCTAAAAAAAGCGGAGATGCCTATACTTTGAAAGGCGACCTGACAGTAAAACATATCACCAAACCATTTGAGTTTGATGTAGAGTACGGCGGTAACATGACCGACTTTTACGGCAACAACAAGTCAGGTTTTGAGATCGCAGGTAAAATTAACCGGAAGGAATTCGGCCTGGAATGGAGCGCGGTAACTGAGGCCGGCGGCGTGGTAGTAGGTGACGAAGTAAAACTGATCGCCAACGTGCAGGTAGTAAAACAATAA
- a CDS encoding SDR family NAD(P)-dependent oxidoreductase produces MQKQILLTGASGNLGQAVVSKLLGLDYGLHVSLRSGRESIFAGQKNMHTYPADLTSVAEAGNFAAAAIAAAGTIHAGVFLAGGYAAGKLEDTTDEDITSMLNINFFTAFHLIKPLFEHFKASGGGQFVLVGARPAIVAEQGASSFAYALSKSLLFQTAEMINATGEEHDITATVIVPSIIDTPDNRSAMPDADFSKWIPAADMAEAIAFTLGATGSKMRQTILKLYNNA; encoded by the coding sequence ATGCAAAAGCAGATCCTGCTCACCGGCGCATCGGGCAATCTTGGTCAGGCAGTCGTCAGTAAACTTTTGGGGTTGGACTACGGACTGCATGTAAGTCTTCGTTCCGGCAGGGAAAGTATTTTTGCAGGACAAAAAAACATGCACACCTACCCTGCCGACCTTACGTCAGTTGCAGAGGCCGGCAATTTTGCGGCAGCTGCAATTGCTGCGGCTGGCACGATTCACGCAGGTGTTTTTCTGGCGGGCGGATACGCTGCCGGCAAGCTGGAAGATACTACCGATGAGGATATTACCAGCATGCTGAACATCAATTTCTTCACAGCATTTCACCTTATCAAACCACTGTTCGAACATTTCAAAGCGAGTGGCGGAGGGCAGTTTGTCCTGGTTGGAGCACGCCCTGCAATCGTAGCAGAGCAGGGAGCTTCGAGCTTTGCTTACGCTCTTTCCAAATCGCTGCTTTTCCAGACAGCTGAAATGATCAATGCTACGGGAGAAGAGCATGACATTACAGCTACGGTAATCGTGCCGAGCATCATTGATACGCCGGACAATCGCAGCGCCATGCCGGATGCAGATTTTTCCAAATGGATCCCGGCAGCGGACATGGCCGAGGCAATTGCATTTACATTGGGAGCAACCGGAAGTAAAATGCGCCAGACCATACTTAAGCTTTACAACAACGCCTGA
- the atpG gene encoding ATP synthase F1 subunit gamma encodes MASLKEVRNRIVSVNSTQQITKAMKMVAAAKLRRAQDNILQMRPYAQKLGDMLATVSSGAETAADSPLKTVRAVEKVLIVVVTSDRGLCGAFNTNIVKATLQLIELKYAAQARRGNVEIFAIGKKGAEAFARRGYTVHTTYADLFGRLSFVAVKQAAEEIMRDFSSGRYDAVDVVYNEFKNVATQIIHADPYLPIAQEQNDAKTKGPEVNYIFEPGEEQILEELIPKSLKIQLYRAVLESNASEQGARMTAMDKATENAQELLKDLKLVYNRTRQAAITKEILEIVGGAEALKN; translated from the coding sequence ATGGCAAGTTTAAAAGAAGTACGTAACCGGATCGTATCTGTCAACTCCACGCAGCAGATCACCAAAGCGATGAAAATGGTGGCTGCAGCCAAGTTGCGCAGGGCGCAGGATAACATCCTGCAGATGCGTCCTTACGCGCAGAAGCTGGGCGATATGCTTGCAACAGTCTCGTCGGGAGCTGAAACTGCGGCAGACAGTCCTCTGAAAACAGTAAGAGCGGTGGAAAAAGTGCTCATCGTTGTCGTGACATCTGATCGCGGTCTTTGCGGTGCTTTTAATACCAATATTGTGAAAGCAACCTTGCAGCTGATTGAGCTGAAATATGCCGCACAGGCCCGCAGAGGGAATGTGGAGATCTTTGCAATCGGTAAAAAAGGTGCAGAAGCTTTCGCACGCCGCGGATACACTGTCCACACAACGTATGCCGACCTTTTCGGAAGGCTGAGCTTTGTGGCTGTGAAGCAGGCGGCAGAAGAAATCATGAGAGATTTCTCCAGCGGTCGCTACGATGCTGTGGATGTTGTTTACAATGAGTTCAAAAACGTTGCTACTCAGATTATCCACGCTGATCCTTACCTGCCGATCGCACAGGAACAAAACGATGCAAAAACCAAAGGTCCGGAAGTGAACTACATTTTCGAGCCCGGTGAGGAACAGATTCTTGAAGAACTGATCCCGAAATCGTTGAAAATACAGTTGTACCGCGCAGTACTGGAATCAAATGCCTCTGAGCAGGGTGCCAGGATGACAGCTATGGATAAAGCAACTGAAAATGCGCAGGAGCTTTTGAAAGACCTCAAACTGGTTTATAACCGTACGCGTCAGGCTGCGATTACCAAGGAAATCCTTGAAATCGTAGGTGGAGCGGAAGCTTTGAAAAACTAA
- a CDS encoding mevalonate kinase family protein has translation MIIETRAYARAGLLGNPSDGFFGKTISISVRNFGASISLYESPELHIEAQPQDVSTFKSIFHLRDSVSMLGYNGGIPLIKAGIKKFGDYCENEGIRLPNRNFTVRYRSSIPRQVGMSGSSAIIVALFRALMQFYKVEIPLEILPQLVMVTETEELGITAGLQDRVIQCYEGCVYMDFDKEMIQEKGHGRYERIDPALLPNLYVAYNTNLSKVSGKVHSDVRTRYDRGEQEVMDVLNQIAGKAEQGKQALLEGRAHDLHQLMNENFDLRCKIYNVPESNKRLINAARSCGASAKFAGSGGTIIGIYHSDDMLNQLFVELKKYGARVIKPFVV, from the coding sequence TTGATCATTGAAACACGTGCCTATGCCCGCGCGGGATTGTTAGGCAACCCTTCTGATGGTTTTTTTGGAAAAACAATCTCCATTTCCGTAAGAAACTTCGGTGCGTCCATTTCCCTGTACGAGTCGCCCGAGCTGCATATCGAAGCCCAGCCACAGGATGTCAGTACATTCAAAAGCATATTTCACCTTCGTGACTCAGTAAGTATGCTTGGGTACAACGGAGGCATTCCGCTGATCAAGGCAGGCATCAAAAAGTTTGGTGACTACTGTGAAAACGAAGGTATCCGCCTTCCCAACCGCAACTTTACGGTCCGGTACCGCTCCTCGATTCCGCGGCAGGTGGGCATGTCAGGTTCCAGCGCGATCATCGTGGCTTTGTTCCGGGCATTGATGCAGTTTTACAAAGTGGAAATTCCACTGGAAATCCTGCCCCAGCTTGTGATGGTGACAGAAACGGAGGAGCTGGGCATTACAGCCGGCTTACAGGACCGCGTTATCCAATGTTACGAAGGCTGCGTGTATATGGATTTTGACAAAGAGATGATTCAGGAAAAAGGCCATGGCAGGTACGAGCGCATTGACCCTGCTTTACTCCCCAACCTGTATGTCGCCTACAATACCAATCTCAGCAAAGTATCCGGCAAGGTCCACAGCGACGTACGTACCCGCTATGACCGGGGTGAGCAGGAAGTAATGGATGTACTGAACCAGATCGCAGGAAAAGCTGAGCAGGGAAAACAAGCCCTTCTGGAAGGCAGGGCGCACGACCTACACCAGCTGATGAATGAAAACTTTGATCTCAGGTGCAAAATTTACAATGTGCCCGAATCCAATAAAAGGCTGATCAATGCAGCCCGCTCATGCGGCGCGTCGGCTAAGTTTGCCGGCTCAGGCGGTACGATTATCGGCATTTATCACAGTGACGACATGCTCAACCAGCTTTTTGTGGAACTCAAAAAGTATGGAGCCAGGGTTATCAAGCCGTTTGTGGTTTAG
- a CDS encoding outer membrane lipoprotein-sorting protein translates to MIRPRLLTLLFLLLSSVTFTQAQTIDEIVSKHVAAMGGADKLAKLQSVKINAEMDVMNMKVPIQTTIVHNKGFRSETIIQGMTIVQAVNNTGGWTINPMTGQTKATALPEEAAKSMVAETDLTGLYNYKQKGYTLTLDGEEDLAGAKVYKIGMTLKSGVKRVNYISKDTFYILKMVVQANINGQDIMSENKQSDFRQVDGIYYPFTSEVTTSAMPGATMALKISSLEVNPKVDDSIFQMPQ, encoded by the coding sequence ATGATCCGGCCACGCCTTCTGACCTTACTCTTTTTACTGCTCTCTTCTGTTACATTCACCCAGGCCCAGACAATAGATGAAATTGTCAGCAAACATGTTGCTGCCATGGGCGGGGCCGATAAGCTTGCCAAGCTGCAAAGTGTCAAAATCAATGCGGAAATGGACGTGATGAACATGAAGGTGCCCATCCAGACTACGATCGTTCACAATAAGGGATTCAGGAGTGAAACCATCATACAAGGTATGACTATCGTGCAGGCTGTGAACAACACAGGTGGCTGGACGATCAATCCCATGACCGGCCAGACCAAGGCTACTGCCCTGCCCGAGGAAGCTGCGAAGTCCATGGTGGCCGAAACTGATCTGACCGGCCTGTACAACTACAAGCAAAAAGGTTATACACTGACACTGGACGGAGAAGAGGACCTTGCGGGAGCAAAGGTTTATAAGATAGGAATGACATTGAAAAGTGGTGTAAAAAGGGTCAACTATATTTCAAAAGACACTTTTTACATTCTCAAAATGGTAGTGCAGGCCAATATCAACGGGCAGGATATTATGTCTGAAAACAAGCAGTCGGACTTCCGGCAGGTGGACGGCATTTACTACCCCTTTACTTCCGAAGTAACTACCTCTGCGATGCCGGGGGCAACCATGGCGCTTAAGATCAGTTCACTCGAAGTAAATCCGAAGGTGGACGACAGTATTTTTCAGATGCCGCAGTAA
- a CDS encoding PDZ domain-containing protein → MYFKHLLTLATTLMLCGFNAPGQDIYVATSGNDANAGTLSAPLKTLAAALARVRVRKSANVTIQIRQGTYYLNEPLVITPEVTHSKVVTIRNYQNEKVVLSAGKRITAIWKQFSGPIWMAQVEADAFEMLFVNGKQQHLARYPDYDSTARVFNGTAADALSPAITSRWKSPAGGYVHALHSGEWGSFHYKIKSITNGTPELEGGWQNNRPSPMHPKERFVENIFEELNAAGEWFFDQKKKILYLIPEPGTDLNKAVIERSDLKHLAELRGTTTQPVRNVTLAGLQFMHTKRTIMEHYEPLLRSDWMIYRGGAIVLENTENCLVKNAALTNLGGNAVMFTGKNKKSGIIGSHIYQIGSSAICFVGDSSAVRSPAFGYEQFIPVDQIDRTPGPKNDHYPLQCFARDNLIHDIGRVEKQCTGVQIEMASEIRVSHNTIYRVPRAGINIGDGAWGGHVIENNDVFDTVLETGDHGAFNSWGRDRFWHPDRKTMDSLTALHPELILLDAQKTVIIRNNRFRCDHGWDIDLDDGSSNYHIYNNVLLSGGLKFREGFYRTAENNILINNSFHPHVWFNKSGDIFRKNILMRPYFPILVKQWGKEVDYNLFPNENDLKAAQLNGTDSHSIAGDAGFMDSEHGNYQVRQGSPALTTGFQNFPMNDFGTRIESLKKIAAKVQYPVLLNAELEKNMHEMTWLGVKIRNVQGLGDRSAFGLPDEKGIVVMDVPAQSLLSASGLQNNDVIITANQEKADNIVRLEGIRQQINWTGRMEVEVMRNQQKIRLTLNLK, encoded by the coding sequence ATGTATTTCAAACACCTGCTTACGCTGGCAACAACCTTGATGCTCTGCGGTTTTAATGCGCCGGGCCAGGATATTTATGTAGCGACTTCGGGTAATGATGCCAATGCCGGTACCCTATCGGCACCTTTGAAAACACTTGCCGCAGCACTTGCCAGAGTGCGCGTGCGTAAGTCTGCAAACGTTACCATACAAATCAGGCAGGGAACTTACTACCTTAATGAACCCCTCGTCATCACACCTGAGGTGACGCACTCCAAAGTCGTCACGATTCGTAATTACCAGAATGAAAAGGTGGTACTGAGTGCCGGCAAACGCATTACTGCGATATGGAAACAATTCAGCGGGCCGATCTGGATGGCCCAAGTCGAAGCGGATGCATTTGAAATGCTGTTTGTAAACGGAAAACAGCAGCACCTGGCACGCTATCCCGATTATGACAGTACCGCGAGGGTTTTCAACGGTACTGCTGCGGATGCACTATCGCCGGCAATTACCAGCAGGTGGAAAAGCCCAGCCGGTGGGTACGTACATGCCCTGCACTCGGGAGAATGGGGCAGCTTTCATTACAAAATCAAAAGCATTACGAATGGTACACCGGAGCTGGAAGGTGGCTGGCAAAACAATCGTCCCTCGCCGATGCACCCGAAGGAGCGCTTTGTAGAAAATATTTTTGAAGAACTGAATGCGGCCGGAGAGTGGTTTTTTGATCAAAAGAAAAAAATCCTCTACCTGATCCCGGAACCCGGAACCGACCTTAACAAAGCTGTCATTGAAAGATCAGACCTGAAACACCTTGCCGAGCTCAGAGGCACCACCACACAGCCCGTCAGAAATGTTACGCTTGCCGGTTTACAGTTTATGCATACCAAGCGGACGATCATGGAGCATTATGAACCACTCCTGCGCAGTGACTGGATGATTTACCGCGGGGGTGCAATCGTTTTGGAAAATACAGAAAACTGCCTGGTAAAAAATGCGGCCCTGACAAACCTGGGCGGGAATGCGGTGATGTTTACCGGTAAAAATAAAAAGTCGGGCATCATAGGGTCACACATTTACCAGATCGGGTCAAGTGCAATTTGCTTTGTAGGCGACAGCTCAGCGGTGCGATCACCCGCATTCGGGTACGAGCAATTTATTCCGGTTGATCAGATAGATAGAACGCCCGGCCCTAAAAATGACCACTACCCGCTCCAATGCTTCGCCCGGGACAACCTGATCCACGACATCGGGCGTGTAGAAAAACAATGTACAGGCGTGCAGATCGAAATGGCTTCGGAAATCCGGGTGAGCCACAATACAATCTACCGCGTGCCCAGAGCCGGCATTAACATTGGTGACGGAGCGTGGGGCGGGCATGTTATTGAAAACAATGACGTGTTCGACACGGTACTTGAAACGGGTGATCATGGCGCATTCAACTCCTGGGGCCGCGACCGGTTCTGGCATCCCGACCGTAAGACCATGGACAGCCTCACTGCCCTGCATCCTGAGCTGATCCTGCTCGATGCACAAAAAACGGTCATAATCCGCAACAACCGGTTTCGCTGCGATCACGGCTGGGACATTGACCTGGACGATGGAAGCAGTAATTACCACATCTATAACAATGTATTACTCAGCGGCGGACTGAAATTCCGGGAGGGTTTTTACAGGACAGCAGAAAACAACATCCTGATTAACAACTCTTTCCATCCGCATGTATGGTTTAACAAAAGCGGCGATATATTCAGGAAGAACATTTTGATGCGTCCGTACTTTCCCATTTTGGTAAAACAATGGGGCAAAGAGGTAGATTATAATCTTTTTCCCAATGAAAATGACCTGAAAGCTGCGCAACTGAATGGTACCGACAGCCATAGCATAGCAGGCGATGCCGGCTTTATGGATTCTGAGCATGGAAATTACCAGGTCAGGCAGGGCAGCCCCGCATTGACCACAGGCTTTCAGAATTTCCCGATGAATGATTTCGGAACACGCATTGAAAGCTTAAAGAAGATTGCCGCGAAGGTGCAATACCCAGTACTGCTCAATGCGGAGCTGGAAAAGAACATGCACGAAATGACGTGGCTGGGCGTCAAAATCAGGAATGTGCAGGGCCTTGGCGACCGTTCGGCATTCGGGTTGCCCGATGAGAAAGGCATTGTAGTCATGGACGTTCCTGCACAAAGCCTTTTGTCCGCCAGCGGATTGCAGAACAATGATGTAATCATAACCGCCAATCAGGAAAAGGCGGATAACATTGTCAGGCTCGAGGGTATTCGCCAGCAAATTAACTGGACGGGCCGTATGGAGGTGGAAGTAATGCGCAACCAGCAGAAGATCCGGCTGACGCTCAACCTAAAATAA
- a CDS encoding Uma2 family endonuclease, which translates to MILRSPSSVLPGSLEAFLQWEPLDGFKYEWNDGEIIRFEKMKKKHLFLIRKLQQLFFRTSSFSKGAALIMEQDVMLTGIQLRRPDLAFFSGTQIDNSESSNQEPIPEFVIEVISPNDDAEQVEEKLAEYFLAAVRVVWHIYPENEVVYVYTSRKNVKICTDSDTCSAAPIVPDFEITVEQLFSKNPS; encoded by the coding sequence ATGATACTTCGTTCCCCATCATCGGTATTACCAGGTTCTCTTGAAGCATTCCTTCAATGGGAGCCGCTTGACGGATTCAAATATGAATGGAATGACGGAGAAATTATCAGATTTGAGAAAATGAAGAAAAAACACCTGTTTCTTATCAGAAAATTGCAGCAACTGTTTTTTCGAACTTCTTCTTTTTCAAAAGGTGCTGCTTTGATTATGGAGCAGGATGTAATGCTTACCGGCATCCAATTGCGAAGACCGGACCTGGCTTTTTTCAGCGGTACTCAGATTGACAATTCCGAAAGTTCAAATCAGGAGCCTATACCTGAATTTGTTATTGAAGTAATCTCCCCCAATGATGATGCCGAGCAGGTTGAGGAAAAGCTGGCGGAGTACTTTTTAGCGGCAGTGCGTGTAGTTTGGCACATCTACCCTGAAAATGAGGTAGTATATGTTTATACATCTCGTAAGAATGTCAAGATTTGTACAGATTCTGATACCTGTTCTGCAGCACCCATAGTTCCGGATTTTGAAATTACAGTAGAACAGCTGTTTTCAAAAAACCCCAGCTAA
- the atpA gene encoding F0F1 ATP synthase subunit alpha, which produces MVSVRPDEVSAILREQLAGARSEAELEEVGTVLQVGDGVARIYGLSQVQAGELLVFENGLKALALNLEEDNVGAVLLGDFSDIKEGATVKRTKEIASVKVGDGIIGRVVNTLAEPIDGNGPLTGDLYEMPIERKAPGVIFRQPVTEPLQTGIKAIDAMIPIGRGQRELIIGDRQTGKTAVAIDTIINQREYFEKGEPVFCIYVACGQKASTIKGIEGTLRKYGAMDYTVIVAAGASDPSPMQFYAPFTGAAIGEYFRDTGRPALVIYDDLSKQAVSYREVSLLLRRPPGREAYPGDVFYLHSRLLERAAKVINDDAIAATMNDLPPSLVGKVKGGGSLTALPIIETQAGDVSAYIPTNVISITDGQIFLESNLFNSGIRPAINVGISVSRVGGNAQIKSMKKVSGTLKLDQAQFRELEAFAKFGSDLDAATKLAIDRGRRNQEVLKQPQYAPVPVEIQVATVYASTKGLLDTVDVNKVKEFEKDFNTVMAGQHKETLAALRAGKLDNSVTDVIDKVAREVASKYR; this is translated from the coding sequence ATGGTATCTGTCAGACCGGATGAAGTTTCGGCCATCCTGCGCGAACAACTTGCAGGCGCTCGATCAGAAGCAGAACTTGAAGAAGTAGGAACAGTCCTTCAGGTAGGTGACGGTGTCGCCCGTATTTACGGTCTTTCACAAGTACAGGCGGGTGAGCTGCTTGTGTTTGAAAACGGCCTTAAAGCACTCGCGTTGAACCTTGAAGAGGATAACGTCGGCGCCGTTTTGCTTGGGGACTTCAGTGATATTAAAGAAGGTGCAACTGTAAAACGCACCAAGGAAATCGCCTCTGTTAAAGTGGGTGACGGAATTATCGGTCGTGTTGTAAACACACTGGCTGAGCCGATCGACGGTAATGGTCCCCTTACAGGTGATCTTTATGAAATGCCGATCGAGCGTAAGGCACCCGGTGTGATTTTCCGCCAGCCTGTTACCGAGCCTCTTCAGACAGGTATCAAGGCGATTGATGCAATGATCCCTATCGGCCGTGGCCAGCGCGAGCTGATCATCGGTGACCGTCAGACAGGTAAAACTGCCGTGGCGATTGATACGATCATCAATCAGAGAGAGTATTTTGAAAAAGGTGAGCCGGTTTTCTGTATTTACGTAGCCTGCGGCCAGAAAGCTTCTACCATCAAGGGAATTGAAGGAACGCTTCGCAAGTACGGTGCCATGGATTACACGGTGATCGTTGCTGCGGGTGCTTCCGATCCTTCTCCAATGCAGTTTTATGCGCCATTTACAGGTGCTGCAATCGGTGAGTACTTCCGTGACACCGGCCGCCCTGCCCTGGTTATTTATGATGACCTTTCAAAACAAGCTGTATCCTACCGCGAAGTTTCCCTGCTGCTCCGCCGCCCGCCGGGTCGTGAGGCTTATCCGGGAGACGTGTTTTACCTGCACAGCCGCTTGCTGGAAAGAGCTGCGAAGGTGATCAATGACGATGCAATTGCTGCAACCATGAACGACCTTCCTCCTTCACTGGTAGGAAAAGTAAAAGGTGGTGGCTCACTGACAGCGCTTCCGATCATCGAGACACAGGCAGGTGACGTTTCGGCTTATATTCCTACGAACGTGATTTCAATCACTGACGGACAAATATTCCTGGAATCCAACCTGTTCAACTCAGGTATCCGTCCTGCTATCAACGTAGGTATTTCGGTATCCCGGGTGGGTGGTAATGCACAGATCAAATCCATGAAAAAGGTTTCAGGTACACTGAAACTGGATCAGGCGCAGTTCCGCGAGCTGGAAGCATTTGCAAAATTCGGATCTGACCTGGATGCTGCTACCAAGCTGGCTATTGACCGGGGTCGCCGCAACCAGGAAGTACTGAAACAGCCACAATATGCTCCTGTACCTGTTGAGATCCAGGTAGCAACGGTTTATGCATCTACCAAAGGATTGCTGGATACTGTGGATGTAAATAAGGTGAAAGAATTTGAAAAAGACTTTAACACCGTCATGGCAGGTCAACACAAGGAAACGCTGGCAGCCCTGCGTGCAGGCAAGCTCGACAACAGCGTAACCGACGTGATTGATAAAGTTGCCCGTGAAGTTGCTTCCAAATACCGTTAA